Part of the Sorghum bicolor cultivar BTx623 chromosome 1, Sorghum_bicolor_NCBIv3, whole genome shotgun sequence genome, CCTCGTCGTATGCCTcctggtgctgctgctgccgcctccGCATCTCCTCCTCGATGTTCACGTCATACGGCATCGTCTCCTCGCACTCGTCCAGCTCCATGTCAGTGTACTGCGACACCGGCTTGGGTGGGAGCACAGCCTCCAGCGCCTTGCACTGCTCCAGGCTCAACGAGTCCGGGAAATCCACCGAGAAGTGGATGTACAGCTTGCCCTTCATGAAGGGCCTCTGGTACATGGGCATGCCTTCATCGTTGATCGCCTTGAAAGAATCTgcacaaattataaataaacagTGAGCATTGGCCAAAGGAACAAGGCagaatcaggccttgtttagttccgaaaactgaaaagttttcgcaactgtagcactttcgtttgtttgtggtaaatattatccaattatagactaactagagtcaaaagattcgtctcgtgatttacagtcaaactgtatgattagtttttgttttcgtctatatttaatgcttcatgcatgtgccgcaagattcgatgtgacagagaatcttgaaaactttttggatttcggggtgaactaaacatggcctcatGTGCTCAATGCTATCTTTTCATGTTCAGAACACCCACCAGGCTTCACAACTTCGCCAGGGTTTGATTTGATTAGCAGCTGCCTGTTATCCAGGTGTGTCAAAACAAACTGGAAGCCACACAGAGATTCAGTCAAGGTCAGGGTGTGCTCGTAGAAGAGGTCATCGCCCTTCCTCTTGAACTTGGGATGCTCCTTCTGCTGGAGAACAAAGATGATATCTCCAGTGACAGTGTCAGGCTGCACACAAGCACAAGATAGTTAGGACCCTAAGATAATTAATAAGAACCCAAAACTGACAGATTGACAAGACATACCGCTTCGTCAGCTTCACCAGGGAATGTGATCTTCTGCCCATTCTGCATACCTTTCTCTACTACCACTTCAAGAACCTTCTTCTCCTGCACAACTTTATCACCCTTGCATTGTGGGCATCTGTCCTTGTCGTTGATGGTCTCTCCAGAACCCTTGCACTCGTTGCAAGGATGCTGCATTTGCTGAATCATTCCAGGTCCCAACTGCCTGATTTGGACCTTAAAGCCAGAACCTTGGCAACCAGCACACCTCGACGAAGCTCCAGACTTTGAGCCCTTACTGCATGATTACAGCACACCATGAGATCCTGAAAATCTAATCTATAAAACATAATTGGGGTTTTGGCATCCTCATTATGGATCCAGATGACCTACCCATtgcacttggagcagagaacatTGCGGGACAGAGAGAGCTTCTTTGATGTGCCATTGTACAAATCCTCCAGAGAAACCTTCAGAGGATGAACCACATCCTCTCCCCTTCGCTGCCTTCTGCCCCTACTGCTGCCACCACCTTTGCACAAGTACATACAGGGTGAGCCACTATGTAGGCAATTCTCAATTCAATGGCATTGCATCAGTTTTTGTTTCGTAACATACCTCCAAAAGGGCTCCCACCGCCAAAGAATGACTGGAATATGTCAAAGGGATCGTGCATCCCTCCACCGCCTCCCATTCCCTCCTTGAGGGCATCCTCACCATACTGATCATAAATCTCTCGCTTTTCAGGATCACTGAGGACCTCATAAGCCTGAGCTAGCTCCTTGAACTGAAATAAAAGCATGAAATTTTAGCTTTCATCTCAATCAGATATCAACAGCTCCATTCAACCATTCATACAGCTTTACAACCAAACATCGCCATATTAATGCAGATAGGCAAAATGACCTACACGCCACTGGTTCTATCAAGCTCACCATCATAGCAATGCTAATTGAATGAGAACAAATGGTATAAATCATTCTAAAGAATCAGACCAGACTACAGAGCAGACAAGTGACCATACTATATATAGATAattcataaatcattttaaaGAGTCAGACCAGACTTCAGAGCAGACAAGTGGCCATACTGTATATAGATAGATAATTCATAAGCAGAATGTGCATATTCACATTTTTCAGGATCAGAGCATCACCTAAGGCTCACGATTCAATAAGTGGAGCATTTTTAGGATCAGCACATTCATCTAACAATTTTAGGATTCAAATCGGTGCATCAATTTTTTCTGAAACAGTAGCACACTACAGTATTCAGGTCAGGGAAACTGAACCAAGCATGTCCCTCGTTTCTCAGGTAATCTTGCCAATCAATTTCACATTTTTTTTTCATCAAAAACTACAGCTTGACCATTATACTAGTGAACCAACCATCTACTACACAACAACAGGCAGGTCCAACAAGACTAAAACGGTATCAGTAAAATAAAACTATATAGCCACGATACTAGCAGACCAAGGAAGGCTTGCGGCATGATCAACAAGCTTTTgaataactaattattaattatcAGATCAAAACCACATAGAGAGACTAATCCAGGGGCATGAACAGCTCTTGATGCGTCTAGTAGCAGCTAATAATCGTAACTGTTTCCATAATTCTATCAGTTTCCATGCAACTAATAATTCTAACAGTTCCCATGCAACATCTACCTACTTTCCCATACGAATCCCTCCACCAGCCCCAACCATCAAACCCATCTACTAATTCCACGCCTCCTCAGATCCAATCAACCGCCCCAACCCACAAGCACCAGCACCAAAGGGAATCGACCTAGCCAAAACGTCCCAGCCACGCCGCAAACCCGACAACCCGCCTACTACTCCCCGCCGCGGACAGATCGGAGCCAGACAGACGCGGACGAGACGAGCCGGTGCACTCACCTTCTCGGGATCCCCGCCCTTATCGGGGTGGTTCTTGATGGCGGCCTTGCGGTAGGCCTTCTTGAGGTCATCCTGGGAGGCGTCCTTGGAGACGCCGAGGATCTCGTAGTACCGGGTGTTGTCGCTCTTCTTCGGCGCGCGCCCAAACATCTCCGAAACCCTAGCTGTTCGATCCGATGGGAAGCGTGGTGTCGTGCCGGGAGAAGTTTGTGAGGAGGAGAGAGCGCGGGGGCCGGGGGTAGTTATATCGTCGGGACGGGTGGTGGGGAGTGAATACTCTCGAAGCTGCAGGAGGCGGGGGCGGGTGGCGCGCGGCCCGTCGGATGCGGATCGGGCGGTCTCGGCCGCAGCTTCCAGATGCTTCCGGTGTCTTCCTGCGAAAGGGCGAGGAGGGGGGGCCGTGGGCGGGCGGGGCTACGGGGAGGAGCGCGTGTTGACGCGACTCGATTCTTGCGTGGCTGTGGGTCGTCGGGTCCGGGCCCCTGGGTCCCGGGTCCGGGCTGGAGGGAAGCGAGCCGTCCGATGAGGAGTTCCGCACGTTTGGGATTTGGAGTGGATTTGGAAACTCGAAGGATCCCCGTTTTGATGAAAGAGGTGGTGGCCAAAGACGCTTTGGCCTGGGTTAGTTCgtgacttttttaaaaaaaaaataagacgaaaagaaaactaaacaaaacctCAGTCCACTACAACATTTAAAGTCTTTTTTATGTAATTATATTTTATTAACTTTTCTGAagtgtaaaaaaataaaaaactttggcTCCACTCAGGGGGCGTGGCTAGGGCTATAAAGTCAGTTTTAatacatgtttcatgagagtgtcatgcatattagggcactcccaatgctagaaactatgtatagtttctatacccattaaattttatagacactatatatagaaactatgctcgatagtttctatagaatatttttatatccaatcacattcattctctctccattcttagccaattatatcacttcatgtcttggattttgtgtagacatggtttctatcttagacccagtttctatgatttttactctctctcttcaataactacattgccacatcagcaaaatgcttatgtGGCACTGCAATTAATGTCTACAGAAACCATGatagtttctgcattgggagtgtccttagggcactcacaatgcaagactctatcacagagtccaagacaattaattacatattatttatggtattttgccgatgtggcagcatatttattgaagaaagaggtagaaaaaacaagacttcaagtcttatttagactctaagtccacattgttcgaggtaataaataactttagactctatgatagagtctgcattgtgagtgccattaaatagggtgtcacataagtaaaattgctgacttggtaaCTCATGTGGCtcagttacctagtttatagtcttggtaacaatGGTATGAGGCTGTGCACTGAGACTGGCATAACAGCCGTAGTGGCAACCAGTGCAGCCGAGTACTCTCTCTAATTTTACCTTTTCTTCATTAATGGTTTATCTTCCTAAACCCAGGCCTCATTTAGTTCGCGTTTTTTTGGCTTTAGCTACTatatcacttttatttgtatttaatacttattgttcaatcatagactaactgagtttaaaagattcgtctcgcaaattatagataaattatacaattagtttttatttttttgtttatatttaatatgttatgTATGCATCCAAATATTCGATATaacagagaattttgaaaatttttgataaCTAAACCAGGCATCAAACAGAGTACCAGGCAAAATTACGGTGAGAGGGCACCTGAGTGGATAGCAAAGATAGAAGGTATATGTGTATCTGAGAATCGAGGAGAAAATTACCAAGTGTCTAAAGAAAAATTATTGGagctcttttttcctttttttttgctaaaaaacaaattaaagaGTTAATTTAAGGACCTTTCGGAGATACTGTAATATAATAGTACTGCCTCCCGCTTTGTAAATACTCGTATGATCTACTTGTAACTGGATGAATACGATGGTACTCTCCCTTATGCGCTAACGGCTAACTGTCAGCTTTTTTTTAATCTTGACTAGTAATTAGTGTATCATATGCGATAAAATCATAGGTTACTATATGTGACACAAATTTATATTGATTCAGGTACAAGAAACCATGTGATATATCCTATATAtggattttttatttatttaccaTCCTTAAGTGTGCCAACCCTATGTGTgtcaatgacatgtgggaccataTGAGTCACTGACATGTGGGCTAGAAATGACAAATCTACAAGAACCCACCCATACCGATGGCATGTGGTGGCAAATAACTAAAAAGCCCCTGTATATATGTAGTGTTTTATTGCTCTGTATACTCCGGTCagctctaatatatatttttagtttgACTACATAAAGTtcaatcaaggccttgtttagttcaaaaacattttagatttcggtactgtaatattttcgtttttatttgacaaatattatctaatcatggactaaccagactcaaaagattcatctcgtgatttacaggcaaaccgtgtaattagtttttactttcatctatatttaatatttcatgcatgtgccgtaagattctatgtgactggttgaaaagtttttttatttttggggtgaactaaacaagacccaagttTGTAGAAGAAATATCAATAGTTACGACGTCAAatcaaatagatatattatCGAAATGTATGGCACGACAAATCTAAATTTTGATTCTATATAAACATAATCAAATGCAAAAAAAGTTTAAGTCGGTGACATGTTAGAATTGTATTTCCTTTTCATGGCAGAAGGAGTACAATACCACAAAGTGTGCACCATGTTTTATGCAGGACAATTTTACCATATACTCTATCTATCCCGTAAAGAGTGTCATTCTTATTTTTGGACAAGTGAATCAGTTTTAACTTTAATTGAGTATAtataagaaagaaaaaaaaatattcataGTGCATAGTTACTATCATTAGATAAAATTACTCGATATACTTTTATAATAATAAACTTAATTTGAGACATAAATATTgttaatattttctataaaccaAGTCAAATTTAAGAAAATTTGACTAGTAAGAACCTCATAGCGACACTCTTTTTTAGGACAGGAGTATATTCTATGGTGttgcttagggcactcacaatgcaagactctatcacagagtccaagacaattaattacatattatttatagtattttgctgatgtgacaacatatttattgaaggaagaggtagaaaaataagactccaagtcttatttagactctaagtccatattattcgaggtaataaataactttagactctatgatagagtctgcattgtgagtgcccttaagaATAATTAGCAAAGTCGATTACTATTCTATGGAATTGCTTGAGGAGTATATTTGTACTCATTCCATTAAAAAAAGCAATTCTCAAAGAGTTAAACAATTCTATCAAATAAGTGTTATTAGAttgattataaaatatatttatattaattatatttataaatataaatattttttctataaaatatGACAATCTTAAATTTTTTACTAGTCTGAAACTTAGAGTTGCATTTTTTTAGAACGGAgtataagggggtgtttgggactgctccgctCCCGTTTTTGCAGCTCCGCTTCAGCTCTGGGTTGCCAAACACGTCTAGCTCTACGAACTCCGCTCCACAAAAAAGGTGGAGCTAGAGGCCAgctccatgtttttcctagagtaCCTCAAGGGATACTCCAGTTTTTGGAGTTTGATACTCCCACATGGAGTTGTGAAGTAATTACCCACCCTGCCACTCATTAATCACGAGATTAGTTTCTGTAAAAGCGGGAGCGCAGGATACGACGCGACGCCGCCGCAGGCCCCGTACGGTCCGTCGCCACAGCTGGCCTCATACGGCTCTTGGCCAGTGGCCCTGGTGATCATGGCTAGAGTTCTACTACCGAGTTTGGCCAGTGGCCATGCACTGGAGCGACAACACAAGCCCCTAGTGGCCAGGGCATCGGCAGGCAAGCTGGTGCCGTTCAGGGAGCTAGCGGTCAGGGAACCAGAGGACAAGGTGCCGCTAGAAGGAAACGTCCACCAACGACAAAGAAGAAGGATGAGCAGGTATTGATTTATTTGAATTATAAcctttgtttaattttctattatttataatttatgggACAATTATTTGTATTTTAATTATGGTCTCTGTTAATGTTCCATCATTTGATTTCTATTTTGGTCGAAAAATATTGATTTCTATTATGGTCGGAAAATATCATGAGCAATTTTGATCAGGGGCATAATGGGTAATTTGCATGAAAACAACTCATTCCTAAAGCTGGAGCAGGGCTGCGTGCCAAACAGTACctcctgctccacaaactccacagtggagctgctccatggtGGAGTTCGTGGAGCGGAGCTGCAAAAactggagcagagcagtcccaaacacctccTAAATCAATTTCCGGCTATAGCTAAGGTTGAAGACCACCTATAGTTTTGTTTTGAATTGGTCCCGGTGGATCTTACAAATTTCAATTACAGACCACATTTTTTACTTCGAGAACGATGGACAGCTTCATCAATCAACATGACAAGAAATTTGAATCCGGCAACCTCCAAAAACCAAATTGTGCCGTCCAACGAGACTTGAGGGATCACTGAATGATGACGGAGTACCACTACTGTACCAGCCGTGGACTAACAAGGACAGGTAACATGGTGGCATGGCGCTCAATCAACCACCTGTTCCCGAGGGAGAAAGAGCATCTGTCGTTTTTCCTATCAGTAGCTGACTGCCCGGTTACTGTTCAGTAGCTGCAGCAGAGCACTGATAGTGGTATGATAGGCTGATAGCACGTTAATAATCATATGATTTCCTAAGCGGAATCTCGAGACGAACCACACATTTCATCCGGTCCATGAGTGCGCTCTATCATCAGTGGCAGAGAGCAATGTAGGTCCTCAACTGGAACTAACAATTCAGAAACAACCTTAAAATGTCTACGCACGTGATCCTCCCATGATCTCACAAGAAACCACTCGCAAAAATCCGCAGCAAAGTGAGACGGCtttcaggccttgttcagttcacaaAAATTTTTTAGCTTcggatattgtagcactttcgtttgtatttgacaaatattatctaatcatgaactaactaggctcaaaagattcgtctcacaaattacagacaaactgtgcaattaatttttatttttgttcatatttaatgctccatgcatgcgtcgtaagattcgatgtgactggaaatcttgaaatttttttgcacttttttcaaactaaacaaggcctcaggtgACGGTGTGCACGATCCGCTGAACCCCAGCGTGATTTTGTCCTGGTTCTTGGAGCGCAGCAAAAAGGGCGCCTGAATTTCCAGTCCACTTCTCCACAGGATGAGGGGAAAACGGCAACAACAAAAGGGGTTTCTCTCTCCGACATGCGGTGCAGAAAGTGAAAACGCGAGAAAAGCGCCGTCCTTTCTTTGTTTGTTTCCTTCCGCCCCCGTCTCTCTCTCCTCCGTGCCGTTGCCACTGTTGACTGTTGCCACGCCGCAACCGCAACACACCACGCAGGCGGCAGCGGGCGCAATAATGCGCACGCAGAGGAGCACAGCGGCGTCACTGCTGCGGCAGTAATGGCCGCCTGGTTCCACCACCACGGCGTCTACTAGTGATACACCGAGCCCACCCTTCCTTGGTTCCTTCAACACGGCCCCCTCCGGCCTCCGGATCGCGCACCGCGCCTGCCACCCACCAAAGCGCTCCCGGAATCTTTGCCGAGCGGCGCCGCTTACTGGCCGGCAAGGCGACCCCGTCTCTCTTCCGGCGTTGATCTGGTGATGCGCTTTTCAGAGTGTTCTTTTTCCACTCCTTTTCTCCCTCCGTCCTGTGAGATTGTGCTGCGGTTTTGTGCCGGTGCTGACGGAACCCGGAAAATTTGCGTCTTTAGGTTACTCCGGTTGAGGCGGGCGGAGTGGCGGCGCGATGGGCATCTCGGCGAGGTGGCTCAAGTCGTTAGTTGGGTTGAGGAAGGtggagcggcagcagcagcatcgtAAGGAGGATGCAGATGTTGGACGAATGGTACGCGCCGGGTTTCTTCCAATCATTATGCAGTTCTGGCGTATCTTGGTTCTTTAAATTGGTGGTTGGTGCATTCATTACCTATGTGGATGATGCAAGAATCATTTTTTCATATCCGAGTTAATTCACTTAAAATTGTTAACAGAAAAGGGGTGAATTATTTAATTGGACTTCTTGACCATATCATGACAACAATCCTAGGTGTGTACTAATCAATGTTAGTTATCCATCCTTGGCTGAATCAGAATCGCACTTGGTAATTCTTTATGCACTGTTTGTGTTAGTTTTGATTTGGACTGCAAAGAGCGTATTGTCAGGTAATTGTTACCTGCTTTGTTCAAAGCTTGCTTAAATACTTGACTTCATTGGTGCTTCTTGAATTCTGAGAACAAAAATTCTTGGTGATTATGCAATCACAAGAGCTTCAAATTAACTGATGGACATAACTTAGTAACGCCAAAGCTTGCCTTCTGATATACATATGGAGGACATAATATTTGTGCCATACTTCCCTCATTAACCTGTTATGACTTATGCGTATGCATCATTTTGCTTATGAGTTGCCAACTGGGGAAACTGCAGAAAGGCGATGTTGCCGATCAGTTTCATTTTCAGAATCAGCGCTCTCAAGAAGACAGCAGCATTGCTGCACAAGAAGAAATTCCAGAGGTTCCTTATGGAAATGATCCACCTGAAGTTGATTCTAATGCACCTTCATGCTTGGAACCCACTTGTGATTCAGCTCATGTGCCACTGTCTCAAACCGAAGAGGAACTGGAAGAGATCTGGGCTGCTACGATTATTCAGACAGCATTTAGAGCATTCCTGGTATGCATTCATGTTGTCCTCTGGATTCCATTTACTGAATCAATTCATGCAAGTGTGGACTCTTGAAAATGTTTTCAGCTCTAATATCTCAACGAACTTGAATAAGCATTCTTATGCTCAAacacctctttttttttttaatttaaacTCAATTCTGTTCGTAGCTAATGCCAATGCAATTTTCATTTCCTAGTGCAAAAGTAATTCAGCTAATCTTATGTCCTATACCTCTATGTCCATTCAGGGTACCCTGTGCTCCTGTAGTGATGCTTTAAATCTGTTTGTTCATGATCTGATTGTATATTACCATATGCAACTGCGGAAGTTGGCAGTATAAGTTTTCTGTACCAAGGAAAAAAATAGAAATTGTGGAAACAAAATGAGTAATTTACAATCATTCTCACTTAATACTTTAGTTCTTTATAGTTCCCACTTGTGTTCCTTCTTCAGGCTAGGAGAGCCCGTCGAGCTTTAAAAGGGCTGGTTAGGCTTCAAGCCCTTGTAAGGGGTCATATAGTAAGAAAGCAAGCTGCCACGACACTCCGCTGTATGCAAGCTTTGGTCAGAGTTCAGGCCCGTGTTAGAGCAAGGCGAGTTCGCATGGCTTTGGAAAACCAGACTGACCAGCAAAATACTTCACCAGAGCACACGATTGAGGCACGTGTTAGAGAAATTGAGGTGAGATGCACAAGTTTAATAAACAAGGCATCCTATTATCTTGTCATTTATTTGGCTGATAGTTATATATGATGATACTATTTCAAAAATTGTTTGCAAAAGGCTGTTTCATGATTTGTTTACAAATTACCATATTGTTCTTTTCGCTAGGAAATAACTGGCATTGCAGTACAATGTTCTGGTTTGTTTGTGAACTTTTACCATTGTCTTAAAATGCAGGATGGCTGGTGTGATAGTATCGGTTCTGTGGAAGATATCCAAGCAAAACTTCTAAAGAGGCAGGAAGCAGCAGCTAAACGGGAGCGAGCCATGGCCTATGCTCTAGCTCATCAGGTAGTTTATCCTGCTTCTACACCAACATATGCATAAACTGTTATTCTAGTAATAAGATCACTGAAGTAATAAAGAGTGAATATAATAATATACTGTAATGCGTAAAACCTGTTCTAGTCTAAGGGGGTGTTTCGTTTCCCCTCATTCCTTGGTCTGCGTTATGTTTAGACCAGATCGGCATGGGCCGGTTTGTTTGGTTCATCCGTGTCAGAGCCAGGCTACATAACTCCGTAAGCCATCCGTACTGAGATAGCCTGTCTATCCCTGGCTCACAGAATCGGGCGACTAAGGTTAGCTAGGCTTTGGCTACCCCTCCCTTCCCATTCCCCTCATCTTCTGCTTCTTCACTGCCGGGGCAGATGACGTGAACAGCTTGGTCAAGCTTCTTCCTTGTCACCGGCACTCATATCCCTCGCACTGCCCCATCTGCCTCTGTGTCTTGGTCTTTCATTGCTGCAGTCGTACTCGGCCTGTGCTGCCTTGCCGCAAAGCGGCGCTGCAGGGCAAGGACCAGGCATAGGCTGTCCAGCTCCGGTGAAAAAGAGTGCCGCACATGGTTGGCGCCGGCCTGCGTGCACACGACCAATGGATCGATTGGTCTTGGTGCTTTggtagaagaaaaaaaagtgagaactCGATGCATAGTAGGTAGTTGGTCTCCATTGGTAGCTTAGTTCAGCTTTTGGCGTGGTAAGTTTGCTAGGTCGATGAGCTAGCTAGCCCTGCAGTCTGGTAATGGTTTACTGTTAGTACAAGGATCAAGTGATTTTCCAAAGATAGAATGACTTAAAAAAAAGCGTTTGGTGATCTGATCCTTACGCCACCATTATCCTCTTTGATTGGGTTGGAAACGTTAGTGCTTTTTTATTCCATGCCGACTCCTTGATGTCCTGCATGTTAGCTGAGTTCATGCAGAGCACCCAACCAAACATGATCCTAGCTTGTCAGGTTTAACCATACAACTAAACACCATGAACTTGCCTTATGCTTGCCTGGCTATCCTTGACCAGGTCTAATCTTAGCCAGGCTCGGATGCTTGCTATTGTTTGACTAAGTCTTCCTTTCTTGGGGAACAATTGAAGTTGTTCTTCCCTGTATGCTAGCTTGACAATTAAGATCCTCATCTTTTGCAAATCATTCTGTTTGGTCAGCTCATGGTAGAATAATTACATTCTGTAAATAACATGAGACCTATACTCGGAAGGAAAAATGAAAGATTTGTGCTTTGGTCCTCCCTGGGGGGCTGGGAGCGAAAGCACATCCAAGAATTGAAATTACCTTCATCTGATAAAAAACAATAAAAAGGAATCCACTGTGCAAGGTTAGTAAGCCTTTCAAATCCTGGTATTCGAAATTCTTAACTTGTTCCCCTCCTATTTCAGTGGCAAGCAAGTTCAAGACAAGCTGCATCATTTGAACCTGACAAGAACAGCTGGGGCTGGAATTGGCTAGAGAGATGGATGGCTGTTCGGCCTTGGGAGAGTCGGTTCCTTGGCACTTACGCTGCAGATGGGATTTTTGTAGTTAATGAAACCAGGCAACCTGACATAAGTGCAACGAAGACCCCATGCAGAAAACCTGTTAAAAAGCATGATTCAACCCTTCAATCAAACACATTGAACCAGAAGGTCTTCCCATCAAACTCAGAGGGTGGTGGCTCCTCGACAAACCGATCCAGTGGTTCGGCATCAGCTAAATCTAGACTGAAGGTTTTACCCAGAGAAGGCGCTGAGGAAGCTTCATCTCGTCCTTCTGTACTTGTTGTGCGGTCCACTAGTAACCCAAGGGAGAGGACTTCCAATATTAATTCAAAAGAGAGGACTGGGGACTTGGATTGTCAAGTTCATAAAAGATTCTCCTTGCCTGGCATTGGTAAGTCTACATACCACCTGCACTACTTCTAGCATGAGCTTCTTTTATATGAAGATTTAGAAGACATTTCTTGTTATACGTATCAGCATATGGCATCTGTGTTGTTTAGATCCTCATAGACACTAGGCAACTTGGAGTAGAATTTAGCTTTCATGCATGGGATACGCTTCTTTACACAGCTGCTTAAATAAAATATTCAAATCCATTGAATTGCTATTGGCAAATTACCAGGTTCAGAAGCTGGCAAACACCTGACAAAGAAAGGCACGGTTAACCGATCCCTGAAGGCCACAAAAGATTCCCAAATACTGGGGTCAAGGCACCATCTTGCCAGTTCCATTGATCCAGTTCCCACTAGAGTTGAGCTAGAGACTTGAGAGGGCATGTGATGCTTGAACATCGCCATGGATTGCACTGAGCTGCTGGATGCCGTTCTTATCTGCATGACTGCATGTAACATCCATGTTGTACTGGCGGAGACACAGAATATCTGGGCATGCCCTTGCGGTGCGCGCTATGCTCATTTCATGAGATAAAACCAGATGCGTGTCCATATATGGTGAGGTTACCTTTGGTTGTATTGTTGTATTTGTAAGTTCTTGCTAGGAGATGTAAATTTCTGTGGTCGAACGGTGTACTTATTATGTGTTGTTGGTGTATGGTATTGGTATAGTTGTAACTTGGAAGGTTAAGCGAGATAAATCCATTGAACTGTTTTGTGGACATGGTATTGCCGTGTTGTTATATATATAGATTTAAATTTGTATCTGGCGACCGATTACTCATGCTTTAGGCTCCCTCTGGAGCACGGAAAAATTTCAtgaatcatttttttttctgtgcAAGTAAATTGATTCCTATAAAATTCTTGCATGATACCTATGAAAATCC contains:
- the LOC110430211 gene encoding dnaJ protein homolog; translation: MFGRAPKKSDNTRYYEILGVSKDASQDDLKKAYRKAAIKNHPDKGGDPEKFKELAQAYEVLSDPEKREIYDQYGEDALKEGMGGGGGMHDPFDIFQSFFGGGSPFGGGGSSRGRRQRRGEDVVHPLKVSLEDLYNGTSKKLSLSRNVLCSKCNGKGSKSGASSRCAGCQGSGFKVQIRQLGPGMIQQMQHPCNECKGSGETINDKDRCPQCKGDKVVQEKKVLEVVVEKGMQNGQKITFPGEADEAPDTVTGDIIFVLQQKEHPKFKRKGDDLFYEHTLTLTESLCGFQFVLTHLDNRQLLIKSNPGEVVKPDSFKAINDEGMPMYQRPFMKGKLYIHFSVDFPDSLSLEQCKALEAVLPPKPVSQYTDMELDECEETMPYDVNIEEEMRRRQQQHQEAYDEDEDMPGGAQRVQCAQQ